A DNA window from Setaria viridis chromosome 2, Setaria_viridis_v4.0, whole genome shotgun sequence contains the following coding sequences:
- the LOC117846062 gene encoding uncharacterized protein, which translates to MPATAGRVRMPANNRVHSSAALQTHGIWQSAIGYDPYAPENNKQQPGRPSSSVSANAAAAAANDANAAAAAAAASGSGSGDGNAYTSFQGLLALARITGSNSDETRGACKKCGRVGHLTFQCRNFLSVKNLDLDDADAQAAAQAAAQAKFEEIKKKAAAGGNADEVSDEEEEEDEDSDSSDSDIDPELEKIIAERERARNGGRRSREEEKKSSHRHRSSSSKRRSRHTKSRKSYDSEDEEEEGRRGRDRKRTSRSKKHERSDEDSSDDSESDRKRHRKSRKDRKRLRSHCRSDASSDEEDVSGSEERRRQRHRKQRHHRREASDGDNGGSESADDKKSSRRRRHRRSESSGSDEDE; encoded by the coding sequence atgccggcgacggcggggcgcGTCCGCATGCCCGCGAACAACCGCGTGCACAGCAGCGCGGCGCTGCAGACGCACGGCATCTGGCAGAGCGCCATCGGCTACGACCCCTACGCGCCCGAGAACAACAAGCAGCAGCCCGgccgcccttcctcctccgtctccgccaacgccgccgccgccgccgccaacgatGCCAAcgccgcagccgctgccgccgccgcctccggatcCGGGTCCGGCGACGGCAACGCCTACACCAGCTTCCAGGGCCTCCTCGCTCTCGCGCGCATCACCGGCTCCAACTCCGACGAGACACGCGGTGCCTGCAAGAAGTGCGGCCGCGTCGGCCACCTCACTTTCCAGTGCCGCAATTTCCTCTCCGTCAAGAACCTCGACCtggacgacgccgacgcccaGGCCGCCGCCCAGGCGGCTGCGCAGGCCAAGTTCGAGGAGATCAAGAAGAAGGCTGCTGCAGGCGGGAATGCAGACGAGGTTtccgatgaggaggaagaggaggacgaggatAGCGATTCCTCTGATTCCGACATCGACCCTGAGCTGGAGAAGATAATTGCTGAGCGCGAGCGTGCGAGGAATGGGGGAAGGAGGTCcagggaggaagagaagaagtcAAGTCACCGCCataggagcagcagcagcaagagaaGATCAAGGCACACCAAAAGCAGGAAGAGCTATGATAGTgaggatgaagaggaggaaggcagAAGAGGTAGGGACAGGAAGAGGACCAGCAGATCGAAGAAGCATGAAAGATCAGATGAGGATAGCAGCGATGATAGTGAGTCTGATAGGAAAAGGCACAGGAAGAGCAGGAAGGACAGGAAGAGGCTTAGGAGCCACTGCAGGAGTGATGCCTCCTCCGATGAGGAGGATGTATCTGGAAGTGAAGAAAGGAGGCGCCAACGCCACCGCAAGCAGCGCCATCACCGGAGGGAAGCGTCTGATGGTGACAATGGTGGTAGTGAGTCTGCAGATGACAAGAAATCCAGCAGGCGGAGGAGGCACCGCAGATCAGAAAGCAGTGGGTCGGATGAGGATGAGTGA